The Hyphomonas sediminis genome contains a region encoding:
- a CDS encoding retropepsin-like aspartic protease family protein yields MGAGRILSVIAVAVLIAMVIGLYLAPKLREAEYQAAVERQRSAQTLVASAASDSTSTIHTRAAFIEREADGHYWTRADVQGTEVKFMVDTGASIVALTYRDAQRLGLAPETLTYDSEIRTAGGVTYGASIMLDSIRIGRVEVEGVSAVILREELEQSLLGMTFLSELNSYEFRKGQLIIRQ; encoded by the coding sequence ATGGGTGCAGGCAGGATTTTGTCGGTAATTGCCGTCGCGGTTCTGATCGCGATGGTTATCGGCCTTTATCTGGCGCCGAAACTTCGGGAAGCCGAATATCAGGCGGCTGTGGAACGGCAACGTTCTGCTCAGACTTTGGTCGCTTCAGCGGCATCTGATTCGACGTCGACCATCCATACACGCGCCGCCTTCATCGAGCGCGAAGCCGACGGTCATTACTGGACTCGCGCAGATGTTCAGGGAACCGAGGTCAAATTTATGGTGGATACCGGCGCCAGCATTGTCGCCCTGACCTATCGCGATGCCCAAAGACTAGGCCTCGCCCCCGAAACGCTTACATATGATTCGGAGATACGAACTGCGGGCGGCGTCACATATGGTGCCTCTATCATGCTCGACAGCATCCGCATCGGTCGCGTGGAAGTTGAAGGCGTCAGCGCCGTCATCCTCCGCGAAGAACTTGAGCAATCCTTGCTAGGAATGACATTCCTCAGTGAGCTGAACTCCTACGAGTTCCGTAAAGGGCAGCTGATTATACGCCAGTGA
- the pyk gene encoding pyruvate kinase — translation MQKARLRGENAKIVATLGPGSRSPREVRALAEAGVDVFRLNFSHGEHAAHQEALNAVRAAEAAVGWPLATLADLQGPKVRVGKFEGGAMRLGFRKDYRIVVGEVAPDEESIAVPHAEIVAILEEGDTILADDGKLIFTVVKGGAEPIVRSEVPGKLGDKKGFTVRGKALPVRALTEKDRADLLFALEIGVDIVALSFVQTVEDIEEVKRIIGGRAPLVAKLEKPAAITNLEAIVEAADAVMVARGDLGVEFAPEDVPVIQRRIVRCARALGRPVIVATQMLESMIENSAPTRAEASDVATAIYQGADAVMLSAETAVGRHPATAVAIMSRIIRATEGAEDYRRSLMEFCGDTQPASAVDVVAQTSLAMAEAEGAVALALRTGAFERLARFARVRGAAPILYGSLEDQRLRQACLLWGVHPQKLNAGAENWYRDLMKAAGLEGRVAYARWAGDDQRFAWEVGVGRGLDGKPITGV, via the coding sequence ATGCAGAAAGCCCGTCTTCGCGGCGAGAACGCCAAGATTGTTGCCACCTTGGGGCCGGGAAGCCGTTCGCCTAGGGAAGTGCGCGCGCTGGCCGAGGCTGGCGTTGATGTATTCCGTCTGAACTTCAGCCATGGCGAACATGCGGCGCACCAGGAAGCGCTCAATGCCGTTCGCGCGGCCGAGGCGGCCGTTGGCTGGCCGTTGGCGACGCTCGCGGACCTTCAGGGGCCGAAGGTGCGGGTCGGAAAGTTTGAAGGCGGCGCAATGCGTCTGGGCTTTCGGAAGGATTACCGGATCGTTGTGGGGGAAGTTGCGCCCGATGAAGAGTCGATCGCTGTGCCGCACGCAGAGATCGTCGCAATCCTGGAAGAGGGCGACACCATCCTTGCGGATGATGGAAAGCTGATCTTCACGGTGGTGAAGGGCGGCGCAGAACCAATCGTTCGCTCTGAAGTGCCGGGCAAGCTCGGAGACAAGAAGGGCTTTACCGTTCGCGGCAAGGCGCTTCCGGTTCGCGCACTGACGGAAAAGGATAGGGCCGACCTTCTGTTCGCGCTGGAAATCGGCGTGGATATCGTCGCGCTCTCTTTCGTCCAGACGGTTGAAGATATTGAAGAGGTCAAGCGGATCATCGGGGGCCGCGCGCCGCTGGTTGCGAAACTCGAAAAGCCCGCAGCAATAACCAACCTCGAAGCCATCGTTGAGGCGGCAGACGCCGTGATGGTGGCGCGGGGCGATCTGGGGGTGGAATTTGCGCCCGAAGACGTTCCCGTCATTCAGCGGCGGATCGTGCGCTGCGCGCGGGCGCTGGGCAGGCCGGTAATTGTGGCGACCCAGATGCTGGAGTCCATGATCGAGAATTCTGCACCAACTCGGGCCGAAGCATCGGACGTTGCTACAGCGATATATCAGGGCGCTGATGCCGTTATGCTGTCGGCTGAAACCGCTGTCGGTCGCCATCCGGCGACGGCGGTTGCGATCATGTCCCGCATCATTCGCGCGACCGAAGGTGCTGAAGACTATCGCCGTTCGCTGATGGAGTTTTGTGGTGACACGCAGCCTGCTTCGGCAGTCGATGTTGTCGCGCAGACATCGCTTGCAATGGCGGAGGCGGAAGGCGCTGTGGCCCTGGCGTTGCGCACTGGGGCGTTCGAGAGACTTGCGCGGTTCGCGCGGGTCCGCGGCGCGGCGCCGATTCTTTATGGATCGCTTGAAGACCAACGCTTGCGTCAGGCATGCTTGCTCTGGGGCGTCCATCCGCAGAAGCTGAATGCCGGCGCAGAGAACTGGTACCGCGATCTTATGAAAGCTGCGGGGCTGGAGGGGCGGGTGGCCTATGCCCGGTGGGCGGGCGACGATCAACGCTTTGCTTGGGAAGTGGGTGTTGGCCGAGGTCTCGATGGAAAGCCGATCACTGGCGTATAA
- a CDS encoding glycosyltransferase: MTFSGGTPHVLQVLVAAPTYKRNDMLDGLLRSLSELDMPLEANVSFVVIDNDREGGARPVVEKWQRVFAAPLAYELEDAPGVTHVRNRALRLAEAADVLVFIDDDEFARKDWLAALVKRFRETGAAGVFGPVQPVYPEKAPAWLKEWAVHGTPITEDTDQEKPGATCNCLIDMSVVRKEGMGFDPKMSLTGAEDTLFFTQLLDRGYRLVQAKDAQVYEHIPADRATEKWLMRRWYRTGLTDALIAGRNMKPAAARLRGGVHGAIRLLAGGILAGGATFLTLGMHRRAILSRAYTASRGLGMISFALGKSYEEYGRKQTGA, from the coding sequence GTGACATTCTCCGGAGGAACGCCGCACGTGCTGCAGGTTCTCGTCGCCGCCCCGACCTATAAGCGAAACGACATGCTGGACGGGCTTTTGCGTAGCCTTTCCGAACTGGACATGCCGCTTGAAGCGAATGTTTCCTTCGTCGTCATCGACAATGACCGCGAAGGCGGCGCCCGCCCCGTTGTGGAGAAATGGCAGCGGGTATTTGCTGCGCCGCTGGCTTATGAGTTGGAAGACGCTCCCGGCGTGACGCATGTGCGCAACCGTGCGCTGCGCCTTGCCGAAGCAGCAGACGTGCTGGTCTTCATCGATGACGATGAATTTGCGCGCAAGGACTGGCTCGCGGCTCTGGTGAAACGTTTCAGGGAAACGGGCGCCGCCGGCGTGTTCGGGCCGGTCCAGCCGGTTTATCCTGAAAAAGCGCCCGCTTGGCTTAAGGAATGGGCCGTTCACGGAACGCCGATCACTGAAGACACGGATCAGGAAAAGCCGGGTGCCACCTGCAACTGTCTGATCGACATGAGCGTCGTCCGGAAAGAAGGGATGGGGTTCGATCCCAAGATGTCTCTCACCGGCGCGGAAGATACGCTGTTCTTCACGCAACTGCTCGACCGGGGATACCGCCTTGTGCAGGCGAAGGACGCCCAAGTCTACGAACACATTCCCGCGGACCGCGCGACTGAAAAGTGGCTCATGCGCCGCTGGTACAGGACCGGCCTTACGGATGCCCTGATCGCGGGGCGCAATATGAAGCCTGCTGCAGCGCGCCTGCGTGGCGGAGTTCATGGGGCCATCCGCTTGCTCGCGGGCGGTATTCTTGCTGGCGGCGCAACATTCCTGACGCTCGGAATGCATCGCCGCGCCATTCTCTCGCGGGCCTATACAGCCAGCCGAGGCCTGGGCATGATCTCATTCGCGCTTGGCAAGAGCTATGAGGAATACGGACGCAAACAGACTGGCGCCTGA
- a CDS encoding DUF1289 domain-containing protein: MIQSEPIKSPCIKVCAVDGQTGFCLGCGRTLQEIGTWTRLGSDGRDAVMVLLPERIERLKALGKR, translated from the coding sequence ATGATACAGAGTGAGCCAATAAAGAGCCCGTGCATCAAGGTGTGCGCTGTAGACGGCCAGACGGGATTCTGTCTCGGCTGCGGTCGGACTTTACAAGAAATTGGCACCTGGACGCGACTCGGCTCTGATGGCCGCGATGCGGTGATGGTACTTTTGCCTGAGCGGATCGAACGGCTCAAAGCGCTGGGGAAAAGGTAA
- a CDS encoding acyl-CoA dehydrogenase family protein translates to MDFNFTEEQTMIRDSLARLIREQYDFDTRRKVVASKDGWRPEMWAQFAELGLLAAPFSEEDGGLGGGPIDAMVVMEEFGKGLVVEPFLQTVVLAGGFLKRGTTAQKEDHLAALVSGERVFAFAYAEPKGRYNLADLSTTAKKSGSDYVINGHKAVVVGAPWASHLIVTARTGGAQRDAKGVGVFIVPKDAKGVTTRDYPTVDGRRASEVYFENVTVGADAVIGEDSLGLVEQVTDEAIAALCAEACGAMKVANAQTVDYAKTRKQFGTPIGKFQVLQHRMADMFIEAEQSVSMTYMATLKLDEDEVARKKAASAAKVRIGQAGRFVGQQAIQIHGGMGMTDELAIGHYFKRLTMIDSELGNVDHHLKRYTDLSAADVAVAAE, encoded by the coding sequence ATGGATTTCAATTTCACCGAAGAGCAGACGATGATCCGGGACAGCCTCGCAAGGCTGATCCGTGAACAGTATGATTTCGACACCCGCCGCAAGGTTGTTGCGTCGAAGGATGGCTGGCGTCCGGAAATGTGGGCTCAGTTCGCCGAGCTTGGCCTTCTCGCTGCGCCGTTTTCTGAAGAAGATGGTGGCCTTGGCGGCGGTCCGATCGACGCCATGGTTGTCATGGAAGAGTTCGGCAAAGGCCTCGTGGTCGAGCCGTTCCTGCAAACTGTCGTTCTCGCCGGCGGCTTCCTGAAACGCGGCACGACCGCTCAGAAAGAAGATCATCTGGCTGCTCTGGTGTCCGGTGAGCGCGTCTTCGCATTCGCTTATGCCGAGCCTAAAGGCCGCTATAACCTGGCCGACCTGTCGACCACCGCCAAGAAAAGCGGCTCCGACTATGTGATCAACGGCCACAAGGCTGTTGTTGTTGGCGCGCCGTGGGCGAGCCATCTCATCGTCACGGCCCGCACCGGCGGCGCGCAGCGCGACGCCAAAGGCGTGGGCGTGTTCATCGTGCCGAAGGATGCCAAAGGCGTCACCACGCGCGATTACCCGACGGTTGATGGCCGCCGTGCGTCCGAAGTTTACTTCGAAAACGTCACCGTTGGCGCCGACGCCGTGATCGGTGAAGACAGCCTTGGCCTGGTCGAGCAGGTGACCGATGAAGCAATCGCGGCGCTTTGCGCCGAAGCCTGCGGCGCCATGAAAGTCGCCAACGCGCAGACGGTCGACTACGCCAAGACCCGCAAGCAGTTCGGCACGCCGATCGGCAAGTTCCAGGTGCTCCAGCACCGCATGGCCGACATGTTCATCGAGGCCGAGCAGTCGGTGTCCATGACCTACATGGCGACCCTGAAGCTCGACGAAGATGAAGTGGCCCGCAAGAAAGCCGCCTCGGCTGCCAAGGTTCGCATCGGTCAGGCTGGCCGCTTCGTTGGCCAGCAGGCGATCCAGATCCATGGCGGCATGGGCATGACCGATGAGCTTGCTATCGGTCACTACTTCAAGCGCCTGACCATGATCGATTCCGAGCTGGGCAATGTTGATCACCACCTGAAGCGCTACACCGACCTGTCGGCAGCAGACGTTGCTGTCGCCGCCGAGTAA
- a CDS encoding nicotinate-nucleotide--dimethylbenzimidazole phosphoribosyltransferase: MSEPTRNKSPLDDVRDLIMKPVDKDPECGRKVHEALLGMGREGDFGRLGEAAEWLATWQRRFPPRIEKPTLAIFAGSHGLVEAGVSLSSNEDTRAHIDALKAGKAPLSAIAAQVGANVRVFELALDKPTPSIAQTAAMTERECAATIAFGFEAVEDNPDLLALAVSGAGVGTVAAAVACALYGGSPEYWVRPSAQTPLNLSRKRVELVSTALKVHRGHMSDPLEALRCLGGREIAACVGAIIAARHQGIPVLLDGFATTIAAGVVHAVSPNAVSHCLASHITQRPAHEAALERMGLKPLVQLEFQTGSGLGSATAVGILKTACAPFIAKPAEG, encoded by the coding sequence TTGAGCGAACCGACCCGGAACAAGTCCCCTCTGGACGATGTCCGCGACCTTATAATGAAGCCGGTCGACAAGGACCCAGAGTGTGGTCGCAAGGTTCACGAGGCGCTCCTCGGCATGGGCCGGGAGGGCGATTTCGGTCGTCTGGGCGAAGCCGCCGAGTGGCTGGCAACCTGGCAGAGGCGGTTTCCGCCGCGCATCGAGAAGCCGACCTTGGCGATCTTTGCGGGCTCTCATGGGCTTGTCGAGGCGGGCGTTTCGCTTTCTTCCAACGAAGATACGCGCGCCCACATCGACGCGTTGAAGGCGGGCAAGGCGCCGCTTTCCGCGATTGCGGCGCAGGTGGGCGCAAACGTCCGCGTCTTCGAACTGGCGCTCGACAAGCCGACGCCGAGCATCGCGCAGACCGCCGCAATGACCGAGCGCGAATGCGCCGCCACCATCGCTTTCGGCTTTGAGGCAGTTGAAGACAACCCGGACCTGCTGGCTCTTGCTGTTTCTGGCGCCGGCGTGGGCACGGTCGCAGCGGCTGTCGCTTGCGCGCTTTATGGCGGCTCGCCGGAATATTGGGTACGCCCCAGCGCGCAGACCCCACTGAACCTTTCTCGGAAACGAGTGGAACTCGTTAGCACGGCATTGAAGGTGCATCGGGGGCATATGTCCGATCCACTCGAAGCGCTTCGCTGTCTCGGCGGACGCGAAATCGCAGCTTGCGTCGGTGCGATTATCGCGGCCCGACACCAGGGCATTCCGGTGCTTCTTGATGGCTTCGCCACGACGATTGCGGCGGGCGTCGTGCACGCAGTTTCCCCCAATGCCGTCAGCCATTGCCTTGCCTCTCACATTACCCAACGGCCGGCCCACGAGGCTGCTCTTGAGCGTATGGGCCTCAAGCCTCTTGTGCAGCTTGAGTTCCAGACTGGTAGCGGCCTTGGCTCGGCAACAGCCGTCGGCATTCTTAAAACAGCCTGTGCCCCGTTTATCGCCAAGCCAGCGGAAGGGTGA
- a CDS encoding gamma-glutamylcyclotransferase family protein, with translation MTNGEVKAGDLFIFYGLLKQGAAGAPNELGLDVAGDFLGPCRFRGRMPDLGGFPGVVSGDALCHGVRWRIRDASIAPAMDEFEDVTDDPATSLYQRMRLPVLDDQGQVTGEDAWVYIYNQKTDGFSALEDGNWPLDRGKARK, from the coding sequence GTGACCAACGGAGAAGTCAAGGCGGGCGATCTGTTTATCTTTTATGGATTGCTCAAGCAGGGCGCAGCGGGCGCGCCCAATGAACTGGGGCTCGATGTGGCTGGGGATTTCCTCGGGCCGTGCCGGTTCCGGGGGCGGATGCCGGACCTTGGTGGCTTTCCGGGTGTCGTGAGCGGCGACGCGCTCTGCCATGGGGTGCGCTGGCGCATCAGGGATGCCAGCATCGCGCCAGCGATGGACGAATTTGAAGATGTGACCGATGATCCGGCAACATCGCTCTATCAACGAATGCGGTTGCCCGTGCTGGATGATCAAGGGCAGGTGACGGGCGAAGACGCCTGGGTTTACATTTACAATCAGAAGACGGACGGTTTCTCCGCACTTGAGGATGGAAACTGGCCGCTGGACCGCGGAAAGGCCCGCAAGTGA
- the rlmJ gene encoding 23S rRNA (adenine(2030)-N(6))-methyltransferase RlmJ gives MLSYQHGYHAGNRADVLKHAVLDTLLRAAARGPRPIFYAETHSGRGRYDLTGAQARKRGESDNGALAFMDGKAPKPLADWVDLIRARGPKDYPGSPAVAQTLLPKSARMVLFELHPQENAALNEAMKGDDRIRIQKADGYSGALKLAPRAGEQMVVLVDPSYETHRDIEALALWTPKALKRWPKAMLILWMPLFRDGREAEFGEYLSTLGDALIVGARWPVATGTESSIEGSAMVAFGAPPETYEKCEAIASSLEHYWKQNP, from the coding sequence ATGCTTTCCTATCAGCACGGATACCACGCGGGGAACCGCGCCGATGTGCTCAAGCATGCGGTTCTCGACACGCTGCTCAGGGCCGCCGCGCGCGGCCCTCGGCCTATCTTCTATGCCGAGACACATTCCGGACGCGGACGATATGACCTGACTGGCGCGCAGGCACGCAAGCGGGGCGAGTCCGACAATGGCGCGCTTGCCTTCATGGATGGCAAAGCCCCCAAACCACTCGCCGACTGGGTGGATTTAATTCGCGCGCGAGGCCCGAAGGATTATCCGGGCTCACCGGCTGTGGCGCAGACACTGCTGCCCAAGTCTGCCCGTATGGTCTTGTTCGAACTCCATCCCCAGGAAAACGCTGCACTGAACGAAGCGATGAAGGGGGATGATCGCATTCGCATACAGAAGGCGGACGGATATTCCGGCGCGCTGAAACTGGCGCCGCGTGCGGGCGAGCAGATGGTTGTTCTTGTGGACCCGAGCTATGAAACCCACCGCGACATTGAAGCCCTGGCCCTATGGACGCCCAAGGCACTCAAGCGCTGGCCGAAGGCAATGCTGATCCTGTGGATGCCCCTGTTCCGGGATGGCCGAGAGGCCGAATTCGGCGAATACCTTTCGACACTGGGCGACGCGCTTATTGTCGGTGCGCGCTGGCCAGTGGCGACAGGAACGGAAAGCTCAATTGAAGGCTCTGCAATGGTTGCGTTTGGCGCACCGCCGGAGACCTATGAAAAATGCGAGGCCATCGCCTCCAGCCTCGAACACTACTGGAAGCAAAACCCTTAG
- the metH gene encoding methionine synthase, with the protein MTEARATFINVGERTNVTGSAVFRKMVTEGRYADAVDVARQQVENGAQVIDVNMDEGMLDGVQAMTTYLNLIAAEPDIARVPVMIDSSKWEVIEAGLKCVQGKAIVNSISMKEGEEKFREQAEACLSYGAAVVVMAFDEVGQADTATRKIEICQRAYRILTEEVGFPPEDIIFDPNIFAVATGIEEHNTYALDFIEAAKIIRETCPGCHISGGLSNVSFSFRGNEPVRRAMHSVFLYYAIPAGMDMGIVNAGQLDIYDDIEPELRDAVEDVILNRRADATDRLVELAERFKGQKGKVQQKDLSWRELSVEKRLQHALVHGITEFIDVDTEEARAGVERPLHVIEGPLMSGMNVVGDLFGSGKMFLPQVVKSARVMKQAVAYLEPFMEEEKRTLGLERKSNGKVILATVKGDVHDIGKNIVGVVLACNGYEIVDLGVMVSAEKILDTAVTEKADIIGLSGLITPSLDEMVYVAAEMQRRGMVQPLLIGGATTSAAHTAVKIEPAIRSAPVVHVVDASRAVGVVGTLLNDDDRPVFLNEVRARYERMRESRKDGPPKPRLPIADARAAKLQFDWKSYVPPKPTYEGVRTFEDIDLGTLARYIDWTPYFSAWDLAGRYPAILEDKIVGEAASSLWRDTQVMLQQLIGEAWLNPKAVIGFWKANSSEDDVKLANGETFLTLRQQMMKDNGQPNFALADFVAPEGEDWIGGFCVTAGPEAEEIAKKFAAKGDDYSSIMVKALADRFAEAMAEYMHEKVRKELWAYVPDESLSNEELVGEKYQGIRPAPGYPCQPDHTEKATLFRLLEADKRIGVELTSSYAMTPASSVSGLYLSHPKSVYFAVGRIDRDQVADYAVRKGWEVRMAERWLAPILSYDPFAVSDAVA; encoded by the coding sequence GTGACCGAAGCAAGAGCAACATTCATCAACGTTGGCGAACGTACGAACGTGACCGGATCGGCCGTGTTCCGGAAGATGGTCACCGAGGGGCGCTACGCCGATGCCGTCGACGTGGCGCGCCAGCAGGTGGAGAATGGCGCGCAGGTTATCGATGTGAACATGGACGAGGGGATGCTCGACGGCGTTCAGGCCATGACCACCTACCTGAACCTGATCGCCGCGGAGCCGGATATTGCGCGCGTTCCGGTGATGATCGACTCTTCGAAGTGGGAAGTGATCGAAGCTGGCCTGAAATGCGTGCAGGGCAAGGCAATCGTCAATTCGATCTCGATGAAAGAGGGCGAAGAAAAGTTTCGTGAGCAGGCGGAAGCCTGTCTCTCCTATGGCGCGGCCGTCGTGGTGATGGCGTTCGATGAGGTGGGGCAGGCCGATACCGCGACCCGCAAGATCGAAATCTGCCAGAGAGCCTACCGTATCCTGACGGAAGAAGTCGGCTTCCCGCCCGAGGACATCATTTTCGATCCGAACATCTTCGCCGTTGCGACCGGGATTGAAGAGCACAACACCTACGCATTGGATTTCATTGAGGCCGCGAAGATCATTCGGGAAACCTGCCCGGGGTGCCATATCTCCGGCGGTCTCTCGAACGTGTCCTTCTCGTTCCGCGGCAATGAGCCCGTACGCCGGGCCATGCACTCAGTGTTCCTATACTACGCCATTCCAGCGGGCATGGACATGGGTATCGTGAACGCTGGCCAGCTCGATATTTACGACGATATTGAGCCCGAGCTGCGCGACGCGGTGGAGGATGTTATCCTGAACCGCCGGGCGGATGCGACGGACAGGCTCGTGGAACTTGCCGAACGCTTCAAGGGGCAAAAAGGAAAGGTCCAGCAGAAGGATCTCTCCTGGCGCGAATTGAGTGTTGAGAAGCGCCTGCAGCACGCGCTGGTGCACGGCATTACTGAATTCATTGATGTCGATACAGAAGAAGCGCGCGCAGGGGTCGAGCGTCCGCTGCACGTTATCGAAGGCCCGTTGATGTCGGGCATGAATGTCGTCGGAGACCTGTTCGGCTCCGGCAAGATGTTCCTGCCCCAGGTGGTCAAATCAGCGCGCGTGATGAAACAGGCGGTCGCTTATCTCGAACCCTTCATGGAAGAAGAAAAGCGCACGCTGGGCCTTGAGAGAAAGTCCAACGGCAAGGTCATCCTCGCGACGGTGAAGGGCGACGTGCACGACATTGGCAAGAACATTGTTGGCGTCGTGCTGGCCTGCAACGGGTATGAAATTGTCGATCTTGGCGTCATGGTGTCGGCTGAGAAAATTCTCGATACGGCGGTGACGGAAAAGGCCGACATTATCGGCCTCTCCGGCCTCATTACGCCGTCACTGGATGAGATGGTTTATGTTGCCGCCGAGATGCAGCGCCGGGGCATGGTTCAGCCGCTCCTTATCGGAGGGGCGACAACCAGCGCGGCGCATACGGCAGTGAAGATCGAACCGGCCATTCGCTCCGCTCCGGTTGTGCATGTGGTGGACGCCAGCCGCGCGGTGGGTGTTGTCGGCACGCTGCTGAACGATGATGATCGCCCGGTGTTCCTGAATGAAGTTCGCGCCCGTTATGAGCGGATGCGTGAAAGCCGCAAGGATGGCCCGCCCAAGCCGCGCCTGCCGATTGCAGATGCGCGTGCGGCGAAGCTGCAATTTGACTGGAAGTCCTACGTGCCGCCCAAGCCGACATATGAGGGTGTGCGGACGTTCGAGGATATCGATCTGGGAACGCTCGCACGTTATATCGACTGGACGCCGTATTTCTCGGCATGGGATCTGGCGGGGCGTTATCCGGCAATTCTTGAAGACAAGATTGTTGGAGAGGCGGCCTCCAGCCTGTGGCGGGATACGCAGGTGATGCTGCAACAACTGATCGGGGAAGCCTGGTTGAATCCGAAGGCGGTGATCGGCTTTTGGAAAGCCAACTCATCCGAAGATGATGTGAAGCTCGCCAATGGCGAAACGTTCCTCACGCTGCGCCAGCAGATGATGAAGGATAATGGCCAGCCAAACTTTGCGCTTGCCGATTTCGTGGCGCCGGAAGGTGAAGACTGGATCGGAGGCTTTTGCGTAACGGCAGGACCGGAGGCTGAAGAGATCGCCAAGAAATTTGCGGCGAAAGGCGATGATTATTCTTCGATCATGGTGAAGGCGCTGGCCGACCGTTTCGCTGAGGCTATGGCCGAATACATGCACGAAAAGGTCCGCAAGGAGCTGTGGGCCTATGTGCCTGACGAGTCGCTTTCCAATGAGGAGCTGGTTGGAGAGAAGTATCAGGGCATCCGTCCTGCCCCCGGTTATCCTTGCCAGCCCGATCACACGGAGAAGGCGACGCTGTTCCGTCTGTTGGAGGCGGATAAGCGGATCGGTGTGGAGCTTACGTCAAGCTACGCGATGACGCCTGCTTCGAGCGTTTCGGGGCTCTACCTGTCGCACCCCAAGTCCGTCTACTTTGCAGTCGGCCGTATAGACCGCGATCAGGTGGCTGACTACGCAGTGCGCAAGGGCTGGGAAGTGCGGATGGCCGAGCGCTGGCTGGCGCCGATCCTCTCCTACGACCCGTTTGCTGTTTCGGACGCGGTCGCCTGA
- a CDS encoding acyl-CoA dehydrogenase family protein — MNLEFSPEEIAFREEVRTFIEQNYPRELVGLGNREDLTREQFLAWHKILGKKGWSAPAWPKKYGGTGWTSTQRYIWSEENARVDALMPLPFGISMVAPVIYTFGNEEQKARHLPGILSGDVWWCQGYSEPGAGSDLASLKTTAVRDGDYYVLNGQKTWTTLAQHADWGFFLCRTDPSAKQQEGISFILVDMKTPGIEVRPIKLIDGTHEVNETWLTDVRVPVENLVGEENKGWTYAKFLLAHERSGIAGVARSKRGIERLRSIASQETLDGTPLISTTDFARKISQLEIDLTALEFTELRTLASEAAGHGPGPESSILKIKGTEIQQRLTELTLEAVGNYGAPYARGMDQSGSNEIGVGPEYSNFAADSYFNMRKTSIYGGSNEIQRNIISKMILGL; from the coding sequence ATGAACCTCGAGTTTTCACCCGAAGAGATCGCCTTCCGCGAAGAAGTGCGGACTTTCATTGAACAAAACTATCCCAGAGAGCTCGTCGGGCTCGGCAATCGGGAAGACCTGACGCGCGAGCAATTCCTCGCCTGGCACAAGATCCTCGGCAAGAAGGGCTGGTCTGCGCCTGCTTGGCCGAAGAAATACGGTGGCACGGGCTGGACCTCCACCCAGCGCTATATCTGGTCGGAAGAGAATGCTCGCGTTGATGCGCTGATGCCGCTTCCGTTCGGTATCTCGATGGTCGCGCCGGTTATCTACACCTTCGGCAACGAAGAACAGAAGGCGCGCCATCTGCCGGGCATCCTCTCCGGTGATGTGTGGTGGTGCCAGGGCTATTCCGAGCCGGGCGCCGGTTCTGACCTTGCCAGCCTCAAAACGACCGCTGTGCGCGATGGCGACTACTACGTGCTCAACGGCCAAAAGACCTGGACGACGCTTGCTCAGCATGCGGACTGGGGCTTCTTCCTCTGCCGCACCGATCCGTCGGCCAAGCAGCAGGAAGGCATCTCCTTCATCCTCGTCGACATGAAAACGCCGGGCATCGAAGTGCGTCCGATCAAGCTGATCGACGGCACGCACGAGGTCAACGAAACCTGGCTCACGGATGTTCGCGTGCCGGTCGAAAACCTCGTCGGCGAAGAGAACAAGGGCTGGACCTACGCGAAGTTCCTGCTGGCGCACGAACGTTCCGGCATCGCCGGCGTTGCCCGCTCCAAGCGCGGCATCGAGCGCCTGCGTTCCATCGCATCGCAAGAAACGCTGGATGGCACGCCGCTCATCAGCACGACCGATTTTGCCCGCAAGATCAGCCAGCTCGAAATCGACCTGACCGCGCTGGAATTCACTGAACTGCGCACGCTCGCTTCCGAAGCAGCGGGCCATGGCCCCGGCCCGGAAAGCTCGATCCTCAAGATCAAGGGGACTGAAATCCAGCAGCGCTTGACGGAGTTGACCCTGGAAGCCGTTGGCAATTACGGCGCGCCTTATGCTCGCGGCATGGATCAATCCGGTTCGAACGAAATCGGTGTGGGGCCGGAGTATTCGAACTTCGCGGCCGACAGCTACTTCAACATGCGCAAGACCTCGATCTACGGCGGATCGAACGAAATTCAGCGCAACATCATCAGCAAAATGATCCTCGGCCTCTAA